AGCGCCATTGCGTTTCTGGAAGCGCATCCAGAATACGCAGGCGTAGCCGGTACGGTTGAAATGGATGATGCTGCGAACTATGAATTTAAATCCCGTAAACAGCGGCTACATGAAATTTACCCAATAGGCGATTGCGATCATTTAGGCGGAGGTGGTTTATATCGCCGCACCGCCATTGAAAAAATTGGTTATCTGACAAATCGCAATCTTCATGCTTATGAAGAAGCAGAGCTGGGAATGCGTTTGGTCGATGCGGGCTATAAACTGCATCGCTTAGATACCCCGTACTTCAGCCATACTTCGCACACCCTGCCGACATTTAAATTACTGATGTATCGCTGGCGCAGTGGTTATAACCAGGCGCCGGGGGAGTTATTGCGCAGCGCATGGGGAAAGCCTTATGTGGGCCATGCCTTTAAAATGGTCAAAAATGAGGTGATTTTTGCTCTTTATATGCTGATCCTGCTTATCGCAATCTTAACCTTTGATCTTGAAATTATCGGCCTGGCTTTACTGCCGCTGCTGGCATTTATTCTGCTGAAAACTTTCAAGAATCGTTCGTTAATTAACGGATTTCAAAGTGTCATAAATTTAGCCGTGCTCTCTGTTGGATTAATCAAAGGGCTGATGAACCCTACGCGCGATCCCATGACTCCTCCCGATAGCAAAGTTATTCACGAATAGGGTGGTCTAATGAAAATTTTACTGGTGAATAAATTTTTCTACATCAAGGGCGGTGCGGAAACGGTTTATTTTCAAGAACGTAATATGCTCAAGCAGGCAGGCATCGACGTTATTGATTTCTCGATGCAGCATGAGAAGAACTTTCCCTCAGATTACGCCGATTATTTTGTCAGCAATGTAGACTATCACCAGGGCAGCAGTCTGCTGGGTGGGATTAAAACGGCGGTGAATTTTATTCATAACGCAGAAGCCTGCAAAAAAATGCGTGCGTTACTGGAGAAAGAGCGGCCGGATATTGTCCACTTCCATAATATCTATCATCAATTAACGCCGTCCATTATCAAAATTGCCCGTGATTTTGGCTGCAAAACGGTATTAACTGCGCACGACTATAAAATTTCTTGCCCGTCCTATGCCATGCTGCGCGACGGAAAAGTCTGCGATGCCTGTATTAATGGGGCGGTATATAACGCGTTCAAATATCGGTGCTATGAAGGGTCTGCCGCGAAAAGTTTGCTGCTCTCATTAGAAGCCACCTGGCAATTTATTGCCAAAAACTATCAGGCATTGGATGTCATTATTTCCCCCAGCGAATTTCTGCGTGGAGTGATTAAACATACCTTACCTAAGTCGCGTATCGATGTGATTGTGAACGGTATTGATGACAACCAATCTTTTGAAAATATTGAAGATGAAGGCTATTTGCTTTTCGTGGGTCGTTTAAGCCATGAGAAAGGGATTGAAACGTTAGCGCAGGCGCATGAGCTAATGCGCAATAAAATACCGCTAAAAATTGTCGGTCATGGCCCGCTTTATAACGACCTTATTAAGCAATATCCCCACGCGGAATTTCTGGGTTTTGTGCAGCAGGGTGAGGGTTTAGATAAACTGATTAAGCACGCCCGGGCGATTATTGTTCCCTCTGAATGTAATGAGAACTGCTCAATGGCCGTGCTCGAAGCAATGTCATTTGCCAGGCCGATTGTCGGTTCACGCATCGGCGGAATTCCAGAACAAGTTCGTGATGGTGTAGAAGGCGCTTTATTTACGCCGGGCAATGCGCAAGAGCTTGCGAATGTTCTTGATGACTTTGCCGAAGATCCAGAAAAAGCTCAGCGCATGGGATTAAGTGCTCACGAGCGCCTGCGAGAGAAATACTCGATGCGAAAACATATGGATGCTTTGCTGAGTCTTTATCAAGAACTGTTGAGCAAACCCTAATATGACGAAGAAAATTACTGTTCTGGGTACGCGAGGGATTCCTGATGTATTAGGCGGTGTAGAAACGCATTGCCAGAATCTTTATCCCGCCATTAAACAGCAGTTTGATGTGGATATTTGTGTTATCGCCCGTGCTCCGTATGTGGCTTACAGTAAATCTCATTACAAGAATATAGAAATGCTAGCGCTTTGGGCACCGAAAAAACGCTCTTTAGAAGCGATTGTCCATTCCGTTTTAGCCGCGTTTAAAACCTGCTTTGATAAATCTTCTATTGTGCATGTGCAC
This genomic window from Buttiauxella gaviniae contains:
- a CDS encoding glycosyltransferase; this translates as MINKPFISVSIKTLNEAECIEKTIDSIQKQIADYPHKIIVADSLSTDNTQQLASNKGVTVVSLTQPGDRCCGVGHQLGYLYSEGEYLLLMDGDMELEPGFVDSAIAFLEAHPEYAGVAGTVEMDDAANYEFKSRKQRLHEIYPIGDCDHLGGGGLYRRTAIEKIGYLTNRNLHAYEEAELGMRLVDAGYKLHRLDTPYFSHTSHTLPTFKLLMYRWRSGYNQAPGELLRSAWGKPYVGHAFKMVKNEVIFALYMLILLIAILTFDLEIIGLALLPLLAFILLKTFKNRSLINGFQSVINLAVLSVGLIKGLMNPTRDPMTPPDSKVIHE
- a CDS encoding glycosyltransferase family 4 protein — translated: MKILLVNKFFYIKGGAETVYFQERNMLKQAGIDVIDFSMQHEKNFPSDYADYFVSNVDYHQGSSLLGGIKTAVNFIHNAEACKKMRALLEKERPDIVHFHNIYHQLTPSIIKIARDFGCKTVLTAHDYKISCPSYAMLRDGKVCDACINGAVYNAFKYRCYEGSAAKSLLLSLEATWQFIAKNYQALDVIISPSEFLRGVIKHTLPKSRIDVIVNGIDDNQSFENIEDEGYLLFVGRLSHEKGIETLAQAHELMRNKIPLKIVGHGPLYNDLIKQYPHAEFLGFVQQGEGLDKLIKHARAIIVPSECNENCSMAVLEAMSFARPIVGSRIGGIPEQVRDGVEGALFTPGNAQELANVLDDFAEDPEKAQRMGLSAHERLREKYSMRKHMDALLSLYQELLSKP